A region of the Nocardia nova SH22a genome:
GCCACCGCGGCCCGGCTGTGCGGAGATCCGCACTGGCACAGCGCTTTCGATCAACTCACCGACGGACTGACCCAACGCCTCCGGATGCTCGAGGAGCTCGCATGACCACCATCGACACCCCGCCCGCCGATCTGCTGCGCCCGCACGCCGAACAGGTGTACGCCGATGAACTGGCCGCGCTGGCGGCGGCCGACGACCGCCCGCGCCCGCCGTCGTGGCGGCTGTCGCCCTGGGCGGTGGTGACCTATCTGCTCGGCGGCGCCCTTTCCGACGGCACCGTCATCACACCCAAGTACGTCGGCCCGCGCAGGCTCATGGAGGTCGCGGTCGCCACCCTGGCCACCGATCGCGCACTGCTGCTGCTCGGCGTTCCGGGCACCGCCAAAACCTGGGTGTCGGAACATCTTTCCGCCGCGATCAGCGGATCGTCCACCCTGCTGATCCAGGGCACCTCCGGCACCGCCGAGGAGGCCGTCCGATACGGCTGGAACTACGCCCGGCTGCTCGCCGAGGGCCCCACCGACGGCGCCCTGGTGCCCTCCCCGGTCATGACGGCGATGCGCACCGGCGCGATCGCCCGGGTCGAGGAGCTCACCCGCATCCCGTCCGATGTCCAGGACGCGCTCATCACCGTGCTGTCGGAGAAGACGCTGCCGGTGCCCGAACTCGGTATCGAGGTGCAGGCGGCCAAGGGCTTCAACGTCATCGCCACCGCCAATGATCGCGATCGCGGCGTCAACGAACTGTCCTCGGCGCTGCGCCGCCGGTTCAACACCGTGGTGCTGCCGCTGCCCGCGGCCGAGGAGGACGAGGTGTCGATCGTGACCCGGCGCGTCGAACAACTCGGCGCCACACTGCAATTGCCGCCGATCCCCGCCGCGGCCGAGGAGATCCGGCGCGTGGTGCGGGTGTTCCGGGAACTGCGGTCGGGCATCACCGCCGACGGGCGCACCAAGCTCAAATCCCCCTCCGGCACCCTGTCGACCGCCGAGGCGATCTCGGTCGTCACCAACGGCATCGCGCTCGCGGCGCATTTCGGTGACGGCGTCCTGCGCGCCGGTGACGTCGCGGGCGCGGTCCTGGGCGCCGTGATCAAGGACCCGGTGGCCGACGGCGTGGTGTGGACCGAATACCTCGAGGCCGTCGTGCGCGAGCGCCCCGACTGGTCCGACTTCTACCGTGCGTGCCGTGAGGTGCACGGATGAGTGAATCCGCCCTCGATGAACCGCGCACCCGCGTCTTCGGAATCCGCCACCACGGACCGGGTTCGGCCCGCTCGCTGAACTGGGCACTGCGGCGCTTCGAGCCCGACGCCATCCTGATCGAGGGCCCCGCCGACGCCGATCCCCTGACCGGGTTCGTGGCCGCCGACGGGATGGCGCCGCCGGTCGCGCTGCTCGCCTACACTCCGAACGATC
Encoded here:
- a CDS encoding ATP-binding protein, which translates into the protein MTTIDTPPADLLRPHAEQVYADELAALAAADDRPRPPSWRLSPWAVVTYLLGGALSDGTVITPKYVGPRRLMEVAVATLATDRALLLLGVPGTAKTWVSEHLSAAISGSSTLLIQGTSGTAEEAVRYGWNYARLLAEGPTDGALVPSPVMTAMRTGAIARVEELTRIPSDVQDALITVLSEKTLPVPELGIEVQAAKGFNVIATANDRDRGVNELSSALRRRFNTVVLPLPAAEEDEVSIVTRRVEQLGATLQLPPIPAAAEEIRRVVRVFRELRSGITADGRTKLKSPSGTLSTAEAISVVTNGIALAAHFGDGVLRAGDVAGAVLGAVIKDPVADGVVWTEYLEAVVRERPDWSDFYRACREVHG